A single window of Malus sylvestris chromosome 5, drMalSylv7.2, whole genome shotgun sequence DNA harbors:
- the LOC126624801 gene encoding NAD(P)H-quinone oxidoreductase subunit H, chloroplastic-like, which translates to MNIPATRKDLMIVNMGPHHPSMHGVLRLIITLDGEDVIDCEPILGYLHRGMEKIAENRTIIQYLPYVTRWDYLATMFTEAITVNGPEQLGNIQVPKRASYIRIIMLELSRIASHLLWLGPFMADIGAQTPFFYIFRERELVYDLFEAATGMRMMHNYFRIGGVAADLPHGWIDKCLDFCDYFLTRVAEYQKLEYLIFSNSCLRRFPNHILEYSSSLIED; encoded by the coding sequence ATGAATATACCGGCTACAAGAAAAGACCTCATGATAGTCAATATGGGCCCCCACCACCCATCAATGCATGGTGTTCTTCGACTCATCATTACTCTAGATGGTGAAGATGTTATTGACTGTGAACCAATATTGGGTTATTTACACCGAGGAATGGAAAAAATTGCGGAAAATCGAACAATTATACAATATTTGCCTTATGTAACACGGTGGGATTATTTAGCTACTATGTTCACAGAAGCAATAACTGTAAACGGACCGGAACAGTTGGGAAATATTCAAGTACCTAAAAGAGCCAGCTATATCAGAATAATTATGTTGGAGTTGAGTCGTATAGCTTCTCATCTGTTATGGCTCGGTCCTTTTATGGCGGATATTGGTGCACAAACTCCCTTTTTCTATATTTTCAGAGAAAGAGAATTAGTATATGATCTATTCGAAGCTGCCACCGGTATGAGAATGATGCATAATTATTTTCGTATCGGAGGAGTAGCGGCCGATCTACCTCATGGCTGGATAGATAAATGTTTGGATTTCTGCGATTATTTTTTAACAAGAGTTGCTGAATATCAAAAACTTGAATATTTGATATTCAGCAACTCTTGCctccgaagattcccgaatcatatcttagagtattcttcctctcttatcgaggattag